A single region of the Thermotoga profunda AZM34c06 genome encodes:
- the gyrB gene encoding DNA topoisomerase (ATP-hydrolyzing) subunit B: MSIEYGAESIQILKGLEAVRMRPGMYIGSTGKSGLHHLIYEIVDNSIDEAMAGFCDTIRVTLFEDGFVEIEDNGRGIPVDIHPETGKSALEVVMTTLHAGGKFSKNAYKVSGGLHGVGASVVNALSEVLEVWVHRDGKVYYQKYTRGVPQCAVTVVGETDRTGTITRFKPDGQIFPTLEFDPDIVEDKLRELAFLNSGIKIIFEDRINEYSNTFQYKGGLQEYIRFLAQDEKFLHNVIEISGEHEEILVKIAILYTDTYQERIYSYANNIKTIDHGTHVTAFKNTITKMFNEYGKALGVLKKDEAFQGEDVREGLIALISVFLKDPEFEGQTKSKLGNESAGSAVSKILRDKLSEYFELNKPVLKAILDKIVKNMQSREAARKARDLVRRKNAMENSSLPGKLADCVSSDVEKSELFIVEGDSAGGSAKQARDREYQAILPLRGKILNVEKSSIQKLLSNEEIKNIIVAVGTGIGDSFDLSKLRYGKIIIMTDADVDGAHIRTLLLTFFFRYMKQLIEEGKVYIAVPPLYKVDFASNSTYLYTEDDFKALRKELGDERKIEVQRYKGLGEMNPEQLWETTMNPETRKLIRVNIENAEEADRLFNLLMGENPSERRNFIEKHALKVTYLDV; this comes from the coding sequence ATGTCAATAGAATATGGTGCAGAGAGTATACAAATTCTCAAAGGTCTTGAAGCAGTTAGAATGAGACCTGGTATGTACATTGGTTCCACAGGAAAAAGTGGATTACATCACTTGATATATGAGATCGTTGACAACAGTATAGACGAGGCCATGGCTGGCTTTTGCGATACAATTCGCGTTACTCTTTTTGAAGATGGATTTGTAGAGATTGAAGATAATGGTAGAGGTATACCAGTTGATATTCATCCAGAGACAGGAAAAAGTGCACTCGAAGTTGTTATGACCACTCTTCACGCCGGTGGAAAATTTTCGAAAAATGCCTATAAGGTCAGTGGTGGTTTGCATGGTGTAGGAGCTTCAGTGGTCAATGCTTTGTCTGAGGTACTCGAAGTATGGGTACACCGAGATGGCAAAGTGTATTACCAAAAATATACAAGAGGTGTACCACAATGCGCAGTCACGGTGGTGGGGGAAACTGATAGAACAGGAACCATAACACGTTTTAAGCCCGATGGACAGATATTCCCCACATTAGAATTCGATCCAGACATAGTTGAAGACAAACTCAGAGAATTGGCATTTCTCAATTCTGGTATAAAGATTATTTTTGAAGACAGAATCAACGAGTATTCAAATACTTTTCAATACAAAGGTGGCTTACAAGAATATATTCGGTTCTTGGCACAAGATGAAAAATTCCTGCACAACGTGATTGAAATATCTGGTGAACATGAAGAGATACTTGTCAAGATAGCCATTCTTTACACTGATACCTATCAAGAAAGAATTTACTCGTATGCAAATAATATCAAAACAATCGATCATGGTACCCATGTAACAGCATTTAAAAATACGATAACAAAGATGTTCAATGAATATGGGAAAGCATTAGGGGTGCTGAAAAAAGATGAGGCATTCCAAGGTGAAGACGTCCGTGAGGGTTTGATTGCATTAATTAGTGTTTTTCTGAAAGATCCTGAATTTGAAGGTCAAACGAAATCAAAACTTGGAAATGAAAGTGCAGGTTCTGCCGTCTCAAAGATATTACGCGACAAACTTTCAGAATATTTCGAACTCAATAAACCTGTGTTGAAAGCTATACTCGATAAAATAGTTAAGAACATGCAGTCTCGCGAAGCTGCCAGAAAGGCGCGAGATTTGGTCAGGCGCAAAAATGCAATGGAGAATTCATCACTCCCTGGGAAGCTTGCCGATTGTGTTTCGTCGGATGTCGAAAAATCTGAATTATTCATAGTAGAAGGAGATTCAGCTGGAGGTTCTGCAAAACAGGCACGTGATAGAGAATACCAAGCTATTCTTCCGCTAAGAGGTAAAATTTTGAATGTTGAGAAATCGTCTATTCAAAAGCTGTTGTCGAATGAGGAAATTAAAAACATCATCGTAGCTGTTGGTACGGGCATTGGTGACAGTTTTGATTTATCCAAACTCCGTTATGGAAAGATAATCATCATGACAGATGCCGATGTAGATGGTGCCCACATCAGAACTCTGTTGTTGACGTTCTTTTTCAGATACATGAAACAACTCATTGAAGAGGGAAAGGTATATATCGCCGTTCCTCCTCTCTACAAGGTCGATTTTGCTTCCAATTCAACCTATTTATATACTGAAGATGACTTCAAGGCATTGAGAAAAGAATTAGGAGACGAAAGGAAGATAGAGGTCCAAAGGTACAAGGGTCTTGGCGAGATGAACCCAGAACAATTGTGGGAAACTACTATGAATCCCGAAACGAGAAAACTCATTAGAGTCAATATCGAAAACGCAGAAGAAGCAGATAGACTTTTCAATTTGTTAATGGGTGAGAATCCTTCAGAGAGAAGAAATTTTATAGAGAAACATGCATTAAAGGTGACCTATTTGGATGTATAA
- a CDS encoding DUF721 domain-containing protein has translation MKKIGEIFDSLSNRNEVFKELRFRIALSDLSSLLGESLARHCRFVEVHDGKVYFECDDPMWLTEANFMRKKLKEKIKQIFPDQQIVDVIFRRCKQCQ, from the coding sequence ATGAAAAAGATAGGTGAAATTTTTGATTCGCTCTCTAATAGAAATGAAGTATTTAAAGAATTGAGATTCAGAATAGCTTTATCGGATCTAAGTAGTCTTTTAGGTGAATCGCTTGCGCGACATTGCAGATTTGTGGAAGTTCACGATGGCAAAGTTTACTTTGAATGCGATGATCCCATGTGGTTGACAGAGGCAAATTTCATGCGAAAAAAGCTTAAGGAAAAAATAAAACAGATTTTTCCTGACCAGCAGATCGTTGATGTGATTTTCAGGAGGTGCAAGCAATGTCAATAG
- a CDS encoding aminotransferase class IV has protein sequence MLIWKGQWLKKHDITLSIDEPGVLYGGIPYETLRTYQKRLFAGKFHYDRLSISASYLGMKIPMNYECFREIILQGINSFDSDVSIRILLLPRGEISAFRYEPYDNELVIYMDYLRTSPIEGKVKVKLSKVRKIDNCATPADLKVVGRTDILLAKSMKGDAYDVLMLGNRGQLCEGTFTNVFIVKDNHVVTPDLDSGILPGITRKNVIGLCKSLGIIVEERWVEPSELYGADEVFLTHTSRGIVPVDELDGWREYSKSLGSFLSKKFEEYIENIEENWI, from the coding sequence TTGTTAATCTGGAAGGGTCAATGGCTAAAGAAGCATGATATAACTTTGTCGATTGATGAGCCAGGAGTGCTTTATGGAGGTATACCATATGAAACATTGAGAACTTACCAGAAAAGATTATTCGCAGGTAAGTTCCACTATGATCGTCTATCCATCTCAGCCAGTTATCTTGGTATGAAGATTCCTATGAATTATGAATGCTTTCGCGAGATCATACTACAGGGTATTAACAGCTTTGATAGCGATGTATCGATAAGAATCCTACTTTTACCCCGTGGAGAGATCAGTGCTTTTAGATATGAACCTTATGATAATGAATTAGTCATCTATATGGACTATCTTAGAACTTCACCAATCGAAGGGAAAGTCAAAGTAAAGCTGAGTAAAGTAAGAAAGATAGATAATTGTGCAACACCAGCTGATCTAAAAGTCGTTGGCAGAACTGACATCTTGCTTGCAAAATCAATGAAAGGCGACGCGTATGATGTCCTTATGCTCGGTAATAGAGGGCAACTTTGCGAGGGTACCTTTACAAACGTATTCATTGTGAAGGACAATCACGTTGTGACGCCAGATCTTGACAGCGGTATTCTGCCAGGCATCACAAGGAAAAATGTGATAGGTTTGTGTAAATCTTTGGGAATAATTGTTGAAGAGCGCTGGGTGGAACCATCTGAACTTTATGGAGCCGATGAAGTTTTTCTCACCCACACAAGCAGAGGCATAGTACCAGTTGACGAACTCGATGGTTGGAGAGAATATTCGAAATCCCTTGGATCTTTTTTATCAAAGAAATTTGAAGAATATATAGAGAATATAGAGGAAAACTGGATATGA
- the mtaB gene encoding tRNA (N(6)-L-threonylcarbamoyladenosine(37)-C(2))-methylthiotransferase MtaB, translating into MKRVYVTFLGCKVNQYEAEYMIEKLEQNGFVISPHPSKADLCVLNTCMVTSEASRKSRQMLRRLRKLNPEALIIATGCYAHLQQQDLLKIGADLVLGNDEKKDLIDHIKRYLRKEEMKSVNVSESVRGVEEKVQSFLSDRTRAYIKVEDGCNEFCSYCIVPFARGYRIRSKVIGTILNEARTLLDNGYKEIVLTGINLGKYGFDQKTSLAILLKSMLEELSGDFRIRLSSLNVQDIDDELIEIFSQSDRICPHLHIPMQSGSNNILSRMNRKYTIEDAYKIFDRLREINSDFSITTDIIVGFPGETIGDFKQTIDMISKVEFSRVHIFRYSSRPGTPASRFDLQIPSDEKERRSKELSKIVEEVSKIYREKSIGKLRKVLVEQTRSGISSGYDEYYVKHEFTGGCIGNFEMVVPKRVNGVGMVSALVNLEGSMAKEA; encoded by the coding sequence GTGAAGAGGGTTTATGTAACATTTCTCGGTTGTAAAGTTAATCAGTATGAAGCCGAGTACATGATTGAAAAACTTGAACAAAATGGATTTGTTATCTCTCCACATCCTTCTAAAGCTGATCTTTGTGTTTTGAATACTTGTATGGTTACTTCAGAAGCTTCAAGAAAATCCCGACAAATGCTTCGAAGGCTAAGAAAGCTGAACCCCGAAGCCCTGATAATTGCAACGGGATGTTATGCTCATCTGCAGCAACAAGATCTTCTAAAAATAGGAGCAGATCTGGTACTTGGTAACGACGAGAAAAAAGATCTCATAGATCACATAAAAAGATATTTGCGAAAAGAAGAAATGAAATCAGTGAATGTCTCGGAATCAGTGCGTGGAGTTGAAGAAAAAGTTCAAAGTTTTTTGTCTGATAGAACCAGAGCATATATAAAAGTAGAGGATGGATGTAATGAATTTTGTAGTTATTGCATTGTACCTTTTGCTCGCGGATATCGAATACGATCCAAAGTCATCGGTACAATATTGAATGAGGCAAGGACACTTTTAGACAACGGTTATAAAGAGATTGTCTTGACAGGTATTAATCTTGGAAAGTATGGTTTTGACCAAAAGACAAGTCTTGCCATACTTTTGAAAAGCATGTTGGAGGAGCTCTCTGGTGATTTCAGAATAAGACTTAGTTCACTGAATGTTCAAGATATAGATGATGAACTGATAGAAATATTCTCACAAAGCGATAGAATCTGCCCACATTTACATATTCCAATGCAAAGTGGGTCAAACAATATTTTGTCGAGGATGAACAGAAAATATACCATTGAGGATGCTTATAAGATATTTGATAGATTAAGAGAAATTAATTCAGACTTCTCGATCACAACAGATATCATAGTTGGTTTTCCCGGAGAAACAATCGGAGATTTCAAGCAAACAATTGACATGATCAGTAAGGTAGAGTTTTCAAGGGTACACATTTTTAGATATTCATCCAGACCCGGAACACCAGCTTCAAGATTTGATCTTCAGATACCATCTGATGAAAAAGAGCGCAGGAGTAAAGAACTATCAAAAATTGTTGAAGAGGTTTCAAAAATCTATAGAGAAAAAAGTATTGGAAAATTGAGAAAGGTTTTGGTTGAACAAACCAGATCTGGGATATCTTCAGGGTATGACGAATATTATGTGAAACACGAGTTCACGGGTGGTTGTATTGGGAACTTTGAGATGGTTGTACCCAAACGTGTAAACGGCGTAGGGATGGTGTCGGCACTTGTTAATCTGGAAGGGTCAATGGCTAAAGAAGCATGA